Genomic DNA from bacterium:
TTTCCTCTACTTCCTTCCCCCGGTCGTCGTACCTGTACCGGTAAATAGCAACGGCGTAGTTATCCCCCGCCAACTCGCCATAAGCGTCGTAATAGGCCTTCTCGACCTCGTTCCCTCGCACGTCGTATTTAGTCCGAATCAAAGCGACCCCTTCGTAAATAGCCCCCGTTAACCGCCCGGCCGCGTCGTAATATCCCATTTCGACCTTTTTCCCCCGCTCATCGTATTTATAACGCCTAATAGCATGGCTAACGTCCTCACCCGCCCTCAGCTCGCCGTCGACGCCATAATAACTTGTCTCCAAACAGTTCCCGTCCTCGTCGTACTTCTCGCGTATAATCGCGGCGCCCCATCCGGGGTCCACCAAACGGCCCGCGGCGTCGTAATAGCTTTCCCCCACTACGTCGAGCCACTCATTGTACTCGTAACGGTAAGTGGCTACGCCGTAGTCGTCCTCTTTTAACAGGCCGTCTCCGCCGAAATATCTTTCCGCTACCATGTTCCCATATCCGTCGTAATCGTAAAGGTAAAAGGCAACGCCCCGCGAGCCCTCCCGCAGATTACCGTCGCCGTCGTAAAAACTCTCCTCGTTTACGTTTCCGGCGTCGTCGTATTCCCAACGCGCGACGCTACGGAGATGAAGTCGATTGCTACCCGGCTCTTCGTCCAAACCGTAAATGAACGCCTCGATTTCGTTACCCCGTTCGTCGTAGTCCCAACGGTAAGCCGCCGCGCCGTACGAGGACGCGCGCGTTACGCCGTCCACGCCGTAATAAACCTCCGCCCGAAGGTCTCCGTACTCGTCGTATTTGTAGCGGATGACGCCGACGTCGTCCTTCGCCTGCGGCTTACCGTCGGTACCGTAGTAACTCTCCTGGGCGAGATTACCCCGTTCGTCGTATTCGTAACGGACCACGAATTCCGGGGCCGAACGTACGCGGCGCCATTCGTACTCGTGCCTAGACTCGACCTTCCGCCCCAACTCGTCCACCTTCCAATAGTAGCAACAGATTCCCTCGTTATCCCCGATGATAACGTCCTCGCCTAGGTCATAACGGGTAAGAGAAACCCGGTACCCGTTGCCGTCTAATTCCAGCCTTTCGGAGTAAGCGCCATTATTACCGTACATCGGCTTCCCCCTAACGTCATAAAAACTCCTCCGCTCCCACCCCTCCCCGTACTCGACGGCGACGCGGGCGACGCCGAAGCAGTCATCCACCGCCGGCTTCCCGCCCTTGAGGAAAACGACGCTCGTAAGCCTCCCCGCATCGTCGTAATCCAGCCGGTAGCAATTGACTTTATCCGCCATAATCGCGGCTACCGGGTGCCGGCCCACTATTTCGTATCTGCCGTCAACCCTTACCTTACTATAATCACGACAATCCGCCGGACGCCCTTGGGGGAACCCGGCGGTGATTATAGAAGCCGCTATCACGGCCGCGATGATAACCGTCGAACACGTTTCAGAATGGGCGCGCATTATTCCCTCCTAAAGTACTAACACCCGGATAACCGTCCTCCTAAAAGTAGAAATAATATAACCGCTAAATTATGGCATTTAGCGGCTACGAATACAAATTACGGAAGGGAAATATTAATACGCGCCGCGCATCAAGACCACGACCGGAACCGTCTTGAGGAGGAGCTTGAGGTCGAGCCACAACGACCAGTTCTCGATGTAGTAGATGTCGAGGCGGACCATCTCCTCGAACGTTAGCAGGTTGCGGCCGCTGACTTGCCACAGGCCCGTGACGCCCTGCGGGACCGTTAAGCGCTTCATCTGCCAACGCTCGTACTCCTCGACCTCCTCCGGTATGGGAGGCCGCGGCCCCACGAGCGACATATCCCCCTTCAGCACGTTGAGGAGCTGGGGGAACTCGTCGACGCTGAACTTGCGCAGCAGCTTGCCTACGCCGGTAACGCGCGGGTCATTCTTGATCTTGAATATCGGCCCGTCCATTTCGTTGAAGTCGGCGAGTTCGGGCAGCATCTCGTCGGCGCCGACCACCATGGAGCGGAACTTGAAAATTTTGAACGGCCGGCCGTCCTTGCCCAGGCGCCCCTGGCGGTAGAATACCGGCCCCCGGGAATCTATCTTTATGAGGATGATTATTAAAAGCCAGAACGGCAAAAACAACACGATGCCCGCCAGCGCGCCGGCGATGTCCATGGCCCGCTTGATGTATCCCTGCCAACCCTCGAGCGGCGAGCGCCACAAACGCAAGAGCGGAATGGAGCCTATTTGCATTACGGAGACTCGGCGCGTCACCAACTCGAAGAGGTCCGCGATTACCATAAAAGGTATTCGCCTCTCGCGCAATTCGAAGACGACGTGTAGCAGGTGGCGGTGGGTCGCGGAGGGGATGGCCACCAATACTTCGTCTACGTCGTGCGATACTATAACGTCGGGG
This window encodes:
- a CDS encoding sugar transferase is translated as MSPETVIVGERIYHRVVGLVKLVVDFLLLNLSTLVVLLLQGKILGVAGFLREPLTAPVAGQHFGLATYLEVSLVYSFVTVAVFFNRGLYVRQRSMARLDELYLVMKSLIISAFCMMAISVLFPQLPYTRAIIVSNFVVSLVLIDLWRITLRKVVGFLAERGVGLMRTVIYGAGKSGRILSNQIKLHPEFGYSVVGFIDDDPGKAGRIFEDVEVLGAFEKLPDVIVSHDVDEVLVAIPSATHRHLLHVVFELRERRIPFMVIADLFELVTRRVSVMQIGSIPLLRLWRSPLEGWQGYIKRAMDIAGALAGIVLFLPFWLLIIILIKIDSRGPVFYRQGRLGKDGRPFKIFKFRSMVVGADEMLPELADFNEMDGPIFKIKNDPRVTGVGKLLRKFSVDEFPQLLNVLKGDMSLVGPRPPIPEEVEEYERWQMKRLTVPQGVTGLWQVSGRNLLTFEEMVRLDIYYIENWSLWLDLKLLLKTVPVVVLMRGAY